One segment of Segatella copri DNA contains the following:
- a CDS encoding alpha-d-galacturonidase: protein MAALVLIPSVSFAQKVNILTEKKASNREQYAAEYLQKKLNRLGFSAVVNGKKGEYRISLSQAKDTAGLKKEGFSWTRKGKKIQLQGNDGSGVIYGCNEIAEYVAQHGSLNVPLMQKDAPEMVLRGACVGLQKTVYLPGHQVYEYPYTPENFPWFYDKEQWIQYLDMLVDNKMNSLYLWNGHPFASLVKLKDYPFALEVDEATFKKNEEMFSFLTREADRRGIFVIQMFYNIILSKPFADHYGLKTQDRHRPITPLISDYTRKSVAAFIEKYPNVGLLVCLGEAMNTYEDDVEWMTKTIIPGVKDGLKALGRTDEPPVLLRAHDTDCKMVMEAALPLYKNLYTMHKYNGESLTTYQPRGPWTKIHTDLAALGSTHISNVHILANLEPFRWSSPSFVQKAVTAMHDVHHANALHLYPQASYWDWPYTADKLPGGQREKQLDRDWMWYKTWGRYAWNCRRDVAAEGNYWDKVLADYYASDASVADSIRKAYDESGEIAPKLLRRFGITEGNRQTLLLGMFMSQLVNPYKYTIYPGFYESCGPEGEKLIEYVEKEWKHQPHVGELPLDIVAQTEAHGDKAVAAIDAVASRVTGNQDEFRRLQNDMHCYRAFAYAFGWKVKAAQHVLNYKWGKDIKELDAAVPLLEKSLDYYRQLVDLTKDTYLYANSMQTAQRRIPIGGDGGNMKHWSELLPKYEQELANLKKNIAMLKAQAAGTYKMKAEDIKPLKDATQQKGAFQMENINGETNFKTVKIAKGARLFNDLDSVVTDFAPELAGMNAYVMNSSKQRGESTSLTFITKKPVQLLIGYFRDDQMKYAKAPKLETDATANDYGQAEPQLTSAIRIDGMPQVNIHKYEFAAGKHTLLLPKGFLLVLGATGDKITARDAGLSGADKAIDWLFY from the coding sequence ATGGCAGCCCTCGTGCTGATTCCATCTGTATCCTTTGCCCAGAAAGTGAATATCCTGACCGAGAAGAAGGCTTCTAATCGGGAACAGTATGCTGCTGAATACTTGCAGAAGAAGCTCAACCGTTTGGGATTCTCTGCAGTGGTGAACGGCAAGAAGGGCGAATATCGCATTTCGCTCTCGCAAGCCAAGGATACTGCCGGACTGAAGAAGGAAGGTTTCTCATGGACCCGCAAGGGAAAGAAAATCCAGTTGCAGGGAAATGACGGCTCGGGAGTCATCTACGGCTGCAACGAAATCGCTGAATACGTGGCTCAGCATGGTTCTCTCAATGTGCCGCTGATGCAGAAGGATGCGCCTGAAATGGTGCTCCGTGGTGCTTGTGTAGGTTTGCAGAAAACCGTTTATCTGCCGGGCCATCAGGTTTACGAATACCCTTATACCCCGGAGAACTTCCCTTGGTTCTATGACAAGGAACAGTGGATTCAGTATCTTGATATGCTCGTAGACAACAAGATGAATTCGCTTTATCTCTGGAACGGTCATCCTTTTGCTTCGCTCGTCAAACTGAAGGATTATCCTTTCGCCCTCGAAGTGGATGAGGCTACCTTCAAGAAGAACGAAGAGATGTTCTCGTTCCTGACCAGGGAGGCTGACCGCCGTGGTATCTTCGTCATTCAGATGTTCTACAACATCATCCTCTCTAAGCCTTTTGCCGATCATTATGGCTTGAAGACACAGGACCGTCACCGTCCTATCACTCCGCTCATCAGCGATTATACCCGCAAGTCGGTAGCTGCCTTCATCGAGAAATATCCGAATGTAGGCTTGCTCGTCTGTCTCGGTGAGGCGATGAATACCTACGAGGATGATGTGGAATGGATGACCAAGACCATTATTCCGGGTGTCAAGGACGGCTTGAAGGCTTTGGGAAGAACCGACGAACCGCCAGTCCTGCTCCGTGCCCACGATACCGACTGCAAGATGGTGATGGAGGCAGCGCTGCCTCTCTACAAGAACCTCTATACGATGCATAAGTATAACGGAGAGTCGTTGACCACCTATCAGCCTCGCGGTCCTTGGACCAAGATTCATACCGATTTGGCAGCCCTGGGTTCTACCCATATCAGCAACGTGCATATCCTTGCCAATCTCGAACCATTCCGCTGGTCATCTCCTTCTTTCGTTCAGAAGGCGGTAACGGCGATGCACGATGTTCATCACGCCAATGCCCTGCATCTCTATCCGCAGGCTAGTTACTGGGATTGGCCTTATACGGCAGATAAATTGCCTGGCGGACAGCGGGAGAAGCAGTTGGACCGCGACTGGATGTGGTACAAGACATGGGGAAGATATGCCTGGAACTGCCGTCGCGATGTAGCTGCCGAGGGTAATTACTGGGATAAGGTACTTGCCGATTACTATGCTTCTGATGCCTCTGTTGCTGACAGCATCCGCAAGGCATACGATGAGAGCGGCGAGATTGCGCCTAAGCTCCTCCGCCGTTTCGGTATTACCGAAGGCAACCGTCAGACGCTGCTTCTGGGCATGTTCATGAGTCAGCTGGTGAATCCATATAAGTACACCATCTATCCTGGTTTCTATGAGAGTTGCGGTCCTGAGGGCGAGAAACTCATCGAATATGTAGAGAAGGAGTGGAAGCATCAGCCTCATGTGGGTGAGTTGCCGCTCGATATTGTAGCTCAGACCGAGGCTCACGGCGACAAGGCTGTGGCTGCCATCGATGCCGTAGCGAGTCGTGTAACCGGCAATCAGGATGAGTTCCGTCGTCTTCAGAACGATATGCATTGTTACCGTGCCTTTGCCTATGCTTTCGGTTGGAAGGTGAAGGCGGCTCAGCATGTGCTCAACTATAAGTGGGGCAAGGATATCAAGGAACTGGATGCTGCCGTTCCGCTGCTCGAAAAGAGTCTGGATTATTACCGTCAGCTGGTAGATCTTACCAAGGATACCTATCTCTATGCCAATTCGATGCAGACCGCCCAGCGCCGCATTCCAATCGGAGGTGATGGCGGCAACATGAAGCATTGGAGCGAACTCTTGCCGAAATATGAGCAGGAACTGGCGAATCTGAAGAAGAACATCGCCATGCTCAAGGCCCAGGCTGCGGGTACTTACAAGATGAAGGCAGAGGATATCAAGCCTTTGAAGGATGCAACCCAGCAGAAGGGTGCTTTCCAGATGGAGAATATCAATGGCGAGACTAACTTCAAGACTGTGAAGATAGCCAAGGGAGCCAGACTCTTCAACGATTTGGATAGTGTAGTGACCGATTTCGCTCCTGAGTTGGCAGGTATGAATGCTTATGTAATGAACAGCAGCAAGCAGCGTGGCGAGTCTACCTCGCTCACCTTCATCACCAAGAAGCCTGTGCAGCTCCTGATAGGTTATTTCCGTGATGACCAGATGAAATATGCCAAGGCTCCGAAGTTGGAGACCGATGCCACAGCCAACGATTACGGTCAGGCTGAACCTCAGCTCACCAGCGCCATCCGCATCGACGGTATGCCACAGGTCAACATCCACAAGTACGAGTTTGCTGCCGGCAAGCATACCCTGCTTTTGCCAAAGGGCTTCCTGCTTGTGCTCGGTGCTACGGGCGATAAGATTACCGCTCGTGACGCCGGTCTCTCAGGTGCCGACAAGGCGATTGATTGGCTGTTCTACTAA
- a CDS encoding helix-turn-helix domain-containing protein — protein MAKNTMANKLPRKLIQKMEIVGEQIKLARLRRNLSMAQVAERATCSEVTLCKVEKGLPTVSIGIYLRVLYALQLDDDILLLAKDDKLGRALQDIGLKNRQRATKKG, from the coding sequence ATGGCAAAGAATACAATGGCTAACAAACTTCCAAGGAAGTTGATACAGAAAATGGAAATCGTGGGGGAGCAGATCAAGCTTGCCAGATTACGCCGCAACTTGAGCATGGCACAAGTTGCAGAAAGAGCAACCTGCTCAGAAGTTACACTTTGCAAGGTGGAGAAGGGATTGCCAACGGTTTCCATCGGAATCTACCTGCGTGTACTCTATGCACTTCAGTTGGATGATGACATCTTGCTCTTGGCAAAGGATGATAAACTCGGAAGGGCATTGCAGGATATAGGACTGAAGAACCGACAAAGAGCAACTAAAAAAGGATAG
- a CDS encoding type II toxin-antitoxin system HipA family toxin yields MERLFVFADFNWLDKVELIGELCYEKLRGSDSYAFKFDENWLKIYGGIKLSEDINNYPGMQYTQPGSDIFGCFSDALPDRWGRTLLKRREQIQAAEEKRAVRTLSSFDYLMGIDDFSRMGGFRFKRELEGDYINMSPSFKIPPLTEIRELIHASQEVEKSEENDVLPEKKWIAQLIQPGTSLGGARPKAGVLDEKGNLCIAKFPSRKDDYDTGLWEHFSHLLAQKAGIQAAQTRTLGGLGKYHTLLSRRFDRTDEAKRIHFASSMSLLGLKDGDNAQGGYGYLDIVDFILQGCCNVEKNLQELYRRVAFNICIGNSDDHFRNHGFLLTPKGWTLSPAYDMNPTLNEYQSLLINESSNKADIHVLLDSCESYMIKREEAENIIQEVQTAVDLWENLAIQLQIPAREMAMFKERFKLNL; encoded by the coding sequence ATGGAACGACTGTTTGTTTTCGCAGATTTTAACTGGCTCGACAAAGTGGAGTTGATAGGGGAGTTGTGTTATGAGAAATTGCGCGGCTCTGATAGTTATGCCTTTAAGTTTGATGAAAACTGGCTTAAGATTTATGGCGGAATTAAGCTTTCGGAGGACATCAATAACTATCCAGGCATGCAATACACCCAACCAGGAAGTGATATTTTCGGATGTTTTTCTGATGCATTGCCAGATAGATGGGGACGTACCTTGCTTAAAAGAAGAGAACAGATACAGGCCGCTGAAGAAAAAAGAGCTGTCAGAACACTTTCTTCATTCGATTACCTCATGGGCATAGATGACTTCTCCAGAATGGGTGGCTTTAGATTTAAAAGGGAATTGGAAGGTGATTATATCAATATGTCACCATCTTTCAAGATTCCCCCATTGACAGAGATTAGAGAATTGATTCATGCCAGTCAGGAAGTGGAAAAATCCGAAGAGAATGATGTGTTGCCCGAGAAAAAATGGATAGCACAGCTTATCCAACCTGGTACCTCATTGGGTGGCGCAAGACCTAAGGCTGGTGTGTTGGATGAAAAAGGCAATCTATGTATTGCTAAGTTTCCTTCGCGAAAAGATGACTATGACACAGGACTTTGGGAACATTTTTCTCATCTTCTTGCCCAAAAGGCAGGAATCCAGGCTGCTCAAACCAGGACATTGGGAGGACTAGGAAAATATCACACACTCCTGTCCAGACGCTTTGACAGAACAGATGAAGCCAAGAGAATACATTTTGCGTCATCCATGTCTCTGCTAGGATTAAAGGATGGTGATAATGCCCAAGGTGGTTATGGTTATCTTGATATAGTTGATTTCATACTCCAAGGTTGTTGCAACGTAGAGAAAAATCTTCAGGAACTCTACAGAAGGGTTGCCTTCAACATTTGTATTGGTAATTCTGATGACCACTTCAGAAACCATGGCTTTCTGCTGACACCAAAAGGATGGACTCTCTCTCCTGCCTATGATATGAACCCTACTCTTAATGAATATCAGAGTCTTCTGATCAATGAATCTTCAAACAAGGCTGATATCCATGTTCTGCTTGATTCGTGCGAGAGTTATATGATTAAGAGGGAGGAGGCAGAAAACATTATTCAGGAGGTTCAAACGGCCGTTGATCTATGGGAAAATTTGGCGATTCAGCTTCAGATTCCTGCAAGAGAAATGGCTATGTTTAAGGAGAGATTTAAACTTAACCTATAA
- a CDS encoding malectin domain-containing carbohydrate-binding protein: MKIERKRLVLLSLLIFGGITAFAQKISKNVMQKIYDEVKTPYKYGMVVAPKDNYHQIDCPMVYREGGKWYMTYVVYNGKDGTDGRGYETWLATSDDLLQWKTLGRLLCYADKGWDMNQRAGYPALIDWTWNGSYEMAKYKGRHWMSYFGGEGTGYEAIRKPLNMGMASTRGDITKAHPWETSPSPVLSINDKSAQWWEKLTHYKSTVYWDKNKTLGKPFVMFYNAGGINPANQLKAERIGIALSGNMTSWRRLPLRTAKRKTGNPVFFHEAPGIITGDAQIVKFPHYYVMFYFSAYNPERKYNAYNTFAVSRDLVNWQDWEGTDLVYPSKPYDDMFAHKSYVLKHQGVVYHFYCAVNHAGQRGIAVATSVPMGRSQVSFPTPEKKGKRQIVSLNQDWQVTFGKTSEDSITKKMGTFRVNVPSNLDDYYGYRQLKHGNLHGTATYEKHFSVHKQTGKRYFLQLEGVGTFATVKVNRKSYPKELVGRTSFTLDISDALHEGDNVLNIKVEHPAMQTNNPWPCGGCSSEWGFSEGSQPFGIFRPVSLIETDEVRVEPFGVHVWNNEACDSVFVDTEVKNYSDHEQTIEVISKLALSSGKTAFRQTGKITLKAGETQVVRHQAKVSDAHLWSITDPYLYTLSSIIKREGKTIDDVATPFGIRTISWPVLRQKQAALRGDSAQMDKKDGRFYLNGSPVFINGTCDYEHLFGQSHAFSHEQIASRVKMMRQAGFNAFREAHQPHNLYYQQLLDEQGMLFWSQFSAHVWYDTSAFRKNFKRLLRRWIKERRNSPSVILWGIQNESVMPKDFTEECAAIIREMDPTAQTMRAITTCNGGEGSDWNVIQNWSGTYGGTADQYDQELKQPNQLLNGEYGAWRTLGFRSSDAEKLHAGDAKALSKAYTEDAFVSLLGKKAMLAESARDSVCGHFQWLFVSHENPGRVQPDEAYRRIDKVGPFNYKGLLTPWEQPTEGFYWYRNHYTKVQPDTLTPTAADRSRNLLKPAEGYTYLYRVNCGGDAVTDSYGSEWEQDDSVYSHSWAERFGMNPFTASQGHITSRIHGLKSSSAASLHAAAHDAKLFQYFRWGRHALNYQFAVPDGEYRVELYFAEPWLGKHEGAGIDCEGERIFDVAINDSVVVDDLDLWAEAGFAGACKKVVDIKVKGGLLTVSFPEVKVGEAIISAIAIAAKGEIGDAEKWNVAFKGSKSESGMSKTYWADLDKDVVEKYPKELLPQDNEVFPAVRYKSKSSTWTINPGVAREYMLRFRYKNTTGEQQVGRLKIVDSKGIVLLDRDMTFPETPNKFKTIGTTTDSQINAGTYQIILSSLPNVSFDYLEVQ; the protein is encoded by the coding sequence ATGAAAATCGAAAGAAAGAGACTGGTACTCTTATCTCTTCTTATCTTTGGCGGCATCACCGCTTTTGCACAGAAAATCAGCAAAAACGTGATGCAGAAGATATACGACGAGGTGAAGACACCTTATAAATATGGTATGGTGGTTGCCCCAAAGGACAACTACCACCAGATAGACTGTCCGATGGTGTACAGGGAGGGCGGCAAGTGGTATATGACCTATGTGGTATACAACGGCAAGGACGGAACGGATGGCAGAGGGTATGAAACATGGCTCGCTACCAGCGATGACCTGCTGCAATGGAAAACCCTGGGCAGACTGCTCTGCTATGCCGACAAGGGATGGGATATGAACCAGCGTGCAGGATACCCGGCGCTGATAGACTGGACCTGGAACGGATCCTATGAGATGGCAAAATACAAAGGTCGCCACTGGATGAGCTATTTCGGTGGTGAAGGTACGGGCTATGAGGCCATCCGCAAGCCGCTCAATATGGGTATGGCATCTACCAGAGGCGATATCACCAAGGCACATCCTTGGGAAACATCCCCTTCGCCTGTTCTCTCCATCAACGATAAGAGTGCACAGTGGTGGGAGAAACTCACCCACTATAAAAGCACCGTCTACTGGGATAAGAACAAGACGTTGGGCAAACCTTTCGTCATGTTCTATAATGCCGGTGGCATCAATCCTGCCAACCAGCTGAAGGCTGAGCGCATCGGTATCGCCCTTTCCGGCAACATGACTTCCTGGCGCCGTCTGCCTCTCCGCACAGCCAAGCGAAAGACTGGCAATCCGGTGTTCTTTCATGAGGCTCCGGGCATCATTACGGGAGATGCACAGATCGTGAAGTTCCCGCATTATTATGTCATGTTCTATTTCTCTGCCTATAATCCGGAGAGAAAATACAATGCCTACAATACATTTGCCGTAAGCCGGGACTTGGTGAACTGGCAGGACTGGGAGGGAACCGACTTGGTTTATCCTTCCAAACCTTATGATGATATGTTCGCCCATAAGAGTTATGTGCTGAAACATCAGGGCGTGGTATACCATTTCTATTGTGCCGTGAACCATGCCGGACAGCGAGGCATCGCCGTGGCTACGAGTGTGCCGATGGGACGTTCGCAGGTTTCTTTCCCGACACCTGAAAAGAAGGGAAAACGACAGATCGTGAGTCTGAATCAGGATTGGCAGGTAACCTTCGGCAAGACTTCGGAAGACAGTATCACGAAGAAGATGGGAACCTTCCGGGTGAATGTGCCTAGTAATCTGGACGATTATTACGGTTACCGACAGTTGAAGCACGGCAACCTGCATGGTACCGCCACCTACGAGAAGCATTTCTCCGTTCATAAACAGACTGGAAAACGCTACTTCCTGCAGTTGGAAGGTGTGGGAACCTTTGCTACGGTCAAGGTGAACCGCAAGAGTTATCCGAAGGAACTGGTAGGCAGAACCAGTTTTACGCTCGATATCTCGGATGCACTCCATGAGGGCGATAATGTATTGAATATCAAGGTAGAACATCCTGCTATGCAGACCAATAATCCTTGGCCTTGCGGTGGCTGTTCGTCAGAGTGGGGATTCTCGGAGGGTAGTCAGCCTTTCGGCATCTTCCGTCCTGTATCGCTCATCGAAACCGATGAGGTGAGGGTGGAGCCTTTCGGAGTACACGTCTGGAACAACGAGGCATGCGACAGCGTCTTCGTGGATACCGAGGTGAAGAACTATTCCGACCATGAGCAGACCATCGAGGTAATCAGCAAACTGGCGCTGAGCAGCGGCAAGACCGCTTTCCGACAGACCGGAAAGATTACCCTGAAGGCAGGCGAGACCCAGGTGGTCCGTCATCAGGCAAAGGTCAGCGATGCTCATCTGTGGAGCATCACGGATCCTTATCTCTATACCCTTTCCAGCATCATCAAGCGAGAGGGCAAGACCATCGATGATGTGGCTACACCTTTCGGCATCCGCACCATCTCCTGGCCGGTACTCCGACAGAAGCAGGCTGCGCTCCGTGGCGATTCAGCCCAGATGGATAAGAAAGACGGCAGATTCTATCTCAATGGCAGTCCGGTATTCATCAACGGAACCTGCGATTACGAGCATCTCTTCGGTCAGAGTCATGCCTTCTCTCACGAGCAGATTGCCTCTCGTGTCAAGATGATGCGCCAGGCAGGTTTCAATGCCTTCCGTGAGGCTCATCAGCCACATAATCTCTATTACCAGCAGTTGCTGGATGAGCAGGGCATGCTGTTCTGGAGTCAGTTCTCAGCACATGTCTGGTATGATACATCCGCCTTCCGCAAGAATTTCAAGCGTCTGCTGCGCCGTTGGATCAAGGAGCGCCGCAATTCGCCTAGCGTCATTCTCTGGGGTATTCAGAACGAGAGTGTGATGCCGAAGGATTTCACCGAGGAGTGTGCTGCCATCATCCGGGAGATGGACCCTACCGCTCAGACCATGCGCGCCATCACGACCTGTAATGGAGGAGAGGGAAGCGACTGGAATGTGATTCAGAACTGGAGCGGAACCTACGGCGGAACAGCCGATCAATATGATCAGGAATTGAAGCAGCCTAACCAGTTGCTGAATGGTGAATATGGTGCCTGGCGCACCCTCGGTTTCCGCAGTTCCGATGCAGAGAAACTGCATGCCGGTGATGCGAAGGCTCTGTCAAAAGCCTATACCGAAGATGCCTTTGTATCTCTTCTCGGCAAGAAGGCGATGCTGGCAGAGAGTGCCAGGGACAGCGTCTGCGGCCATTTCCAGTGGCTCTTCGTATCGCATGAGAACCCGGGCAGAGTACAGCCGGATGAGGCTTACCGCCGCATCGACAAGGTGGGACCGTTTAATTACAAGGGACTTCTCACGCCTTGGGAACAGCCTACCGAAGGCTTCTACTGGTATCGCAATCATTATACGAAGGTGCAGCCAGATACGCTTACGCCTACAGCTGCCGACCGCAGCAGAAATCTTCTGAAACCAGCCGAGGGTTATACCTATCTGTATAGAGTGAACTGTGGCGGTGATGCCGTTACAGACAGTTATGGCAGCGAGTGGGAGCAGGACGACAGCGTCTATTCTCATTCCTGGGCAGAGCGTTTCGGCATGAATCCGTTTACGGCGAGTCAGGGACATATCACCTCCCGCATTCATGGCTTGAAATCATCATCTGCAGCCTCTCTGCATGCTGCGGCCCATGATGCAAAGCTCTTCCAGTATTTCCGTTGGGGGCGTCATGCGCTGAACTATCAGTTTGCCGTTCCGGATGGAGAATATCGCGTAGAACTCTATTTTGCTGAGCCTTGGTTGGGCAAGCATGAGGGCGCCGGCATCGATTGTGAAGGCGAGCGCATCTTTGATGTAGCCATCAACGATTCCGTGGTAGTAGATGACCTCGACCTTTGGGCTGAGGCTGGCTTTGCGGGAGCCTGCAAGAAGGTGGTAGATATCAAGGTAAAGGGCGGTCTGCTGACCGTTTCTTTCCCGGAAGTTAAGGTGGGAGAGGCAATCATCTCTGCCATCGCCATTGCTGCCAAGGGAGAGATAGGAGATGCAGAGAAGTGGAATGTCGCCTTCAAGGGCAGCAAGTCTGAGAGCGGAATGAGCAAGACCTACTGGGCTGACCTGGATAAGGATGTGGTAGAGAAATATCCGAAGGAGCTGTTGCCTCAGGACAACGAAGTATTCCCGGCTGTGCGCTATAAGAGCAAGTCCTCAACCTGGACCATCAATCCTGGTGTAGCCCGCGAATACATGTTGCGTTTCCGTTATAAGAACACAACCGGTGAGCAGCAGGTAGGCAGGTTGAAGATTGTGGACAGCAAGGGCATCGTCCTGCTGGATAGAGACATGACCTTCCCTGAAACGCCGAATAAGTTCAAAACCATCGGTACCACTACTGATTCTCAGATCAATGCCGGTACCTATCAGATAATCCTCTCCAGTCTTCCGAACGTTTCGTTCGATTATCTGGAAGTACAATAA